Part of the Fimbriimonadia bacterium genome is shown below.
GGTGCGAGCTTCGGGTTGGGTGACCCGTGCGGCCGGTGGCAGGTGATGCAGCCCTCGCCCAGTCCCGAGGAATGCACCGGCTCATGTTCGAAGATGAACGGTCCTCGCCGGTCGGTGTGGCAATCGGTGCACACATCGCGAACGTCGCGGCCCGTGGGCAGCAAGGCCGGCTCGGTCGAACGGTGCACCTCGTGGCAATCCGTGCACTTCACGCGGCCCTCCAGCATCGGGTGATGGGAGCGTGCGCGTAGCTGCCCGGCGATGTCCTCATGACACGCGATGCACGAGGCATTCACGATCTGTGAGGGCGCGTCGGCCTGTCCGGAGACGGCAGGTAGCTTTGACATGCCCCCGTTCTTCCTGTGGAGGTGTGCGTAGGCGTCGTCGGGCCCGTGCACGCGGTGGCAATCGAAGCACGAGATGCCCGCGGAAGGGTGAGCCGTGGCCGACCAACTTCGCTCGTTGACCACGGTTCTGTGGCAGCCCAAGCAGAGTCGGGCGGACTGGCGAATGCCCTCCACGCTCTTCGGGGAGAAGCGACGGATGTTGTCTTTGGTCGGTTCGGCTAGGTGTGTGCTGGCATCACCGTGGCAGTGCGAGCACTCCGCGGCGGCCTCCCCCAGATAGCGCTGTAGATAGCCTCGGTGCAGCGAATTCTTCCACGTTGCCGCGGTCTCGGCATGACAGTCCTGGCAGGCGAGTGGGTCGCTCTCTTGCGCACGCTTCGCGGGTAGGCCCGAGGCGAACGCGAGCCCGAGCAGACAAGCGGCAGCCGACGCGACAGCCAGCCTCATCTTGTCGCCCATCGGGCTTGACGTACGGTTCATGGTCGCAGGTCCTTGCCGAATTCGTAACCTATTATCCCGATTATCGGAGTCGTACGAGGGGAGAGTGAGGCGAAAGGAACGATCACTAGGTGTATTCGAACAAGATCAGCAGACAACTCGTGTCCAAATCGCTGTCGATCGACACGCTTATTTCATAGCATAGCTAAATAAGTTCCGACTCTTGATTCGGGGGCGGGCGCGGGCCGCCGATGATCACGATAGAGATGGCGGCAAACCGATTCGGGATCACGGAGACGGACGTGCTCACCGCGCTCGGCGTCCTAACCCTGCGGTCGGCAGCGACGGAGTCGAAGCTCGATGCGACCGATGTCTTGGCGCTATCCTACATCCGCGGCCACCTGGCGTGCGGGCGCACTCCACCGGTCGCCTGGCTCGTGGACACGGCGAACAGCACTCGCTTCCGGTACAAAGTCGCGGGGGCAGCCTCGGCGGGGCTGGTCCGTTTTGCGTTGGACTACGCGGCCACACGCTTTCGGCCCGCAGACCGCATTCCCGGCAAACTAGGCGCGCACTTCGACTGGTATCTCGCAGTCAAAGAGACCGCATACCTGGAGCACCGCGGTGAGGACTCGCCTGGCGTAAACCTGAACGAGAACCTACGCGCGCGACTTGCCTCGGACGCAATGCGCCACCGTGACCTATCGAAAGCCACATTGGACGCCTGGCGTGCCGAGTGGGAGCAGGCGGTTCGCGGTCTCGACCGGTGGCGCAGCTATCGCGTCGCTTAGTGCAGCTCCATCTCGAACAGCGACCACGGATCGAAAGCGCTCACGGCCCGGCCGTCCTGCTCCACGCGAAGTCGGATGCCCAGCTTCCGCCCGCGCTCGATATTCTCCACCCCAAGAGCGGAGGCTGGGATGTCCAGAGACCAGTGGTCTCCGTCCTTGCGGAGCGTCGTGCCCTTCGAGCTGGTGCCCGAGCCGGTATCGAACCGGAACTCGAAGTTGTCCCGGCCGCTGAACCAACCGTCGTTGTCGAAGTCCACGTCGAACTCCACCCGCATCGGCGATGTGTTCACAGGCGCATGCCGGTATCGAAAGTCCCGCGGGGGCATGAGGGTTAGGGTTATGCCGCCTTCGTGCCAGGTCAGTTTGGCATGGCCGAGGTACTCGCCGAACGCGGGGTGACCGGAACCGGACGGGTCACTACCTCGCAGATAGCGGCTGTTGGGGTCCACCAGCACGATGGGTTGACGAGTGGCGGTGGAGTCACGATGCATCACCTCGGGAGACGCTTCATAGAGTGGCCAGGGGTCCTCTCCGTCCTTCAGCCCGTCCTCGTCGGTGTCTGCCTTGGTCGGGTTGCTCGCACTGAAGGTCCCGGCCATGAACTCCGCGAGGTCGTCCAGCCCGTCCCCGTCGGTGTCCTTCTTCGTCGGGTCAGAGCCAAATCGCACCTCGTCCGTAGGGAACCGGTAGTCACTGTCCGGCAGGCCGTCCTCGTCTCGGTCTTCGTACGTGACGATTCGCCCGAACCGAGCAGTGAGGTATTGGTCGTCGCGCCACAGGCGATTTAGGTAGGCGTTGCAGTCGAAGTGCTGTCCATATCTGCCTGGGTGAATCGTGTAGTCCGGGTGGTTCAGCCAGTACTCGATGGAGCCCGACATGTCGTAGAAAGCGTCTATCTGGTGATTGAACTCGTGCACCATCAGCCAATTGAGCCGTCCCGAGATGCCGAAGCACGAGTATCGTGGTGGAGTAAGGCCTCCGCCACCTACCGCACCGAGTTCGTCGTCGGTCGTCGAGTCGAAGCCCGGCTCCGCCCAGGTTGCTACGATCGAGTCATAGTCGGCGGCGGCGGCCTTGCCTGTCGGCTGGAGAACACGGTCCAGGTCGCGGCGAACCTGCGTGGGCTCGAGCCATCCGCCTTTGACGATAGCCTCTTGGTCGCGGATCACCACGTAGTCCGCGATGTTCACATGGAAGCGGCAGCGACT
Proteins encoded:
- a CDS encoding cytochrome c3 family protein, translating into MNRTSSPMGDKMRLAVASAAACLLGLAFASGLPAKRAQESDPLACQDCHAETAATWKNSLHRGYLQRYLGEAAAECSHCHGDASTHLAEPTKDNIRRFSPKSVEGIRQSARLCLGCHRTVVNERSWSATAHPSAGISCFDCHRVHGPDDAYAHLHRKNGGMSKLPAVSGQADAPSQIVNASCIACHEDIAGQLRARSHHPMLEGRVKCTDCHEVHRSTEPALLPTGRDVRDVCTDCHTDRRGPFIFEHEPVHSSGLGEGCITCHRPHGSPNPKLAPYFGRALCMQCHTDILEDGAHRVRPGNCWRAGCHAAIHGSNRSEVFLE